One region of Baekduia soli genomic DNA includes:
- a CDS encoding alpha/beta fold hydrolase, with protein sequence MDERFAEVGRGITLCHETFGDPSAPPVLLIMGLGMQMIGWDDRFCAALADRGFQVTRFDNRDAGRSTHLDGAPVPRLRQLVRRRIPDAPYRLADMALDTAGLLSSLGLQDAHVVGASMGGMIAQTLAARHPQRVRSLTSIMSSTGALLTGQPALRSYPVVLGRAPRDREAYVEHALRMWARIGSPGFDRDEDELRAMVGRGYDRAFDPRCTARQLGAIIASGDRRRELRAITAPTLVIHGEADRLVAPSGGRATARAIPGARLLTIPGMGHDLPSGAWPQILRAIEDHARAADAGAPARRAAA encoded by the coding sequence ATGGACGAGCGCTTCGCCGAGGTGGGCCGCGGCATCACCCTCTGCCACGAGACCTTCGGCGACCCGTCCGCGCCGCCCGTCCTGCTCATCATGGGGCTGGGCATGCAGATGATCGGCTGGGACGACCGCTTCTGCGCCGCGCTCGCCGACCGCGGCTTCCAGGTCACCCGGTTCGACAACCGCGACGCCGGCCGCTCGACGCACCTCGACGGCGCGCCCGTGCCGAGGCTGCGCCAGCTCGTGCGCCGGCGCATCCCCGACGCCCCCTACCGGCTGGCCGACATGGCCCTCGACACCGCGGGCCTGCTCTCGTCCCTGGGCCTCCAGGACGCCCACGTGGTCGGCGCCTCCATGGGCGGGATGATCGCCCAGACCCTCGCGGCCCGCCACCCGCAGCGGGTGCGCTCGCTGACGTCGATCATGTCCAGCACGGGCGCGCTGCTGACCGGGCAACCCGCGCTGCGCTCGTACCCCGTGGTCCTGGGCCGCGCGCCCCGCGACCGCGAGGCCTACGTCGAGCACGCGCTGCGCATGTGGGCGCGGATCGGGTCGCCGGGCTTCGACCGCGACGAGGACGAACTGCGCGCCATGGTCGGGCGCGGCTATGACCGCGCGTTCGACCCCCGCTGCACCGCCCGCCAGCTCGGCGCGATCATCGCCTCGGGCGACCGGCGTCGCGAGCTGCGGGCGATCACCGCGCCGACGCTCGTCATCCACGGCGAGGCCGACCGGCTCGTCGCGCCGTCCGGCGGCCGCGCCACGGCCCGGGCGATCCCCGGCGCCCGGCTGCTGACGATCCCGGGCATGGGGCACGACCTGCCGTCCGGCGCGTGGCCGCAGATCCTCCGAGCCATCGAGGACCACGCACGCGCGGCCGACGCGGGCGCCCCCGCCCGGCGCGCGGCGGCGTAG
- a CDS encoding DUF3891 family protein, which translates to MLLRPDGEGSVLAMGQASHAWISGQLARAWGNARFAAPEPFEEVCLGAEQHDVGMTLWDLEPQRHPGTGLPRQFFEMDRRTHLALWTEAPRRMLTQSRYAALLVSLHGTGLYERVLPDTPDPDVAAAIQAYLDGQRALQAGLAAEVGADPAQLRRNQALVAVWDELSLVLCRRVGAHTVGGVPIRGDARTDIAVHDRGDHVVLDPWPLGPPELTVQAEGRRLTGTFADDAALQAALAGAAHVAVRITLRPAEGSPDAPSG; encoded by the coding sequence ATGCTGCTGCGCCCCGACGGCGAGGGCAGCGTCCTGGCCATGGGCCAGGCGTCGCACGCGTGGATCTCCGGGCAGCTCGCCCGGGCGTGGGGCAACGCGCGCTTCGCCGCGCCCGAGCCGTTCGAGGAGGTCTGCCTCGGGGCCGAGCAGCACGACGTGGGGATGACGCTGTGGGACCTCGAGCCCCAGCGCCATCCCGGCACGGGGCTGCCGCGGCAGTTCTTCGAGATGGACCGCCGCACCCACCTCGCGCTGTGGACCGAGGCCCCGCGGCGCATGCTCACCCAGAGCCGCTACGCCGCGCTGCTGGTCTCGCTGCACGGCACCGGGCTGTACGAGCGCGTCCTGCCCGACACGCCGGACCCGGACGTGGCGGCCGCGATCCAGGCGTACCTCGACGGCCAGCGGGCGCTGCAGGCCGGGCTGGCCGCCGAGGTCGGCGCCGATCCCGCGCAGCTGCGCCGCAACCAGGCGCTCGTGGCCGTCTGGGACGAGCTGTCGCTCGTCCTGTGCCGGCGCGTGGGCGCCCATACGGTCGGCGGCGTGCCCATCCGCGGCGACGCCCGGACCGACATCGCGGTGCACGACCGCGGCGACCACGTCGTCCTGGACCCCTGGCCGCTGGGCCCGCCGGAGCTCACCGTGCAGGCCGAGGGACGGCGGTTGACCGGGACGTTCGCCGACGACGCCGCGCTGCAGGCGGCGCTGGCCGGCGCGGCGCACGTCGCCGTGCGCATCACGCTGCGCCCCGCGGAGGGGTCGCCGGACGCGCCCAGCGGGTAG
- a CDS encoding SAM-dependent methyltransferase encodes MTLSSPTALREELQRALPDRPFSIDFWDGTTLPPTNGTAGPTLTVRSPKALAHAIMAPGQLGIGRAYVSGELDVDDLDAALVMLDTWRPPALHGRAKARLAGAALRSTGIIRPPRPPQAELRPRGRRHSPLRDRRAVRHHYDVSNEYFSLFLDESMTYSCAIFSRGAKTLEEAQFTKRELVCTKLGLQPGERVLDVGCGWGAFALHAAVEHGVHVTGITLSEPQAQLARQRAREAGVADKVDIRVMDWRELDAEPFDAISSIGMVEHVGSVNIDAYAARIASLMRPGGRLLNHGIARLRHTDPEAGPFSERYVFPDAAPLHLSRITFALERAGLEVTHAEGFRDDYAETLSHWSDNFDSNLQRAIELGGEERVRVFRLYLRTARRGFETGFLSIFQVVARKP; translated from the coding sequence ATGACCCTCTCGTCACCGACCGCGCTCCGCGAGGAGCTGCAGCGCGCTCTACCCGACCGTCCCTTCTCGATCGACTTCTGGGACGGCACCACGCTGCCGCCCACCAACGGCACCGCCGGACCGACCCTCACCGTCCGCTCGCCGAAGGCGCTGGCGCACGCCATCATGGCCCCCGGCCAGCTCGGGATCGGTCGCGCCTACGTCTCCGGGGAGCTGGACGTCGATGATCTCGACGCCGCGCTCGTGATGCTCGACACGTGGCGCCCGCCCGCCCTCCACGGGCGGGCCAAGGCCCGCCTGGCCGGCGCCGCGCTGCGCTCCACCGGCATCATCCGCCCGCCCCGGCCCCCGCAGGCCGAGCTGCGCCCGCGCGGCCGGCGCCACAGCCCGCTGCGCGACCGCCGGGCCGTGCGCCACCACTACGACGTCTCCAACGAGTACTTCAGCCTGTTCCTGGACGAGTCCATGACGTACTCGTGCGCGATCTTCTCCCGTGGCGCCAAGACGCTCGAGGAGGCCCAGTTCACCAAGCGCGAGCTCGTCTGCACCAAGCTCGGGCTCCAGCCCGGCGAGCGCGTCCTGGACGTGGGCTGCGGATGGGGCGCGTTCGCGCTGCACGCCGCCGTGGAGCACGGCGTGCACGTCACCGGGATCACGCTGTCCGAGCCCCAGGCCCAGCTCGCCCGCCAGCGGGCGCGGGAGGCCGGCGTGGCCGACAAGGTCGACATCCGCGTCATGGACTGGCGCGAGCTGGACGCCGAGCCCTTCGACGCGATCTCGTCGATCGGCATGGTCGAGCACGTCGGCAGCGTGAACATCGACGCCTACGCCGCGCGCATCGCGTCGCTCATGCGTCCCGGCGGACGCCTGCTCAACCACGGCATCGCCCGGCTGCGCCACACCGACCCCGAGGCCGGCCCGTTCTCCGAGCGCTACGTCTTCCCCGACGCCGCGCCGCTGCACCTGAGCCGGATCACGTTCGCCCTCGAGCGGGCGGGTCTGGAGGTCACGCACGCCGAGGGCTTCCGCGACGACTACGCGGAGACGCTCAGCCACTGGTCCGACAACTTCGACAGCAACCTCCAGCGGGCGATCGAGCTGGGCGGTGAGGAGCGCGTCCGCGTCTTCCGGCTGTACCTGCGCACCGCGCGGCGCGGCTTCGAGACCGGATTCCTGTCGATCTTCCAGGTGGTCGCGCGCAAGCCCTGA
- a CDS encoding acyl-CoA desaturase: MPDVDEQVAVLAAPTPDAGLEPPAGPGFVQPVQREWLDRLATGTVTVAPILALAYAAYHSWQGLLRWSDVIVFAAAYVLTGLGVTVGFHRLFTHRSFKTSKPVRAALGILGSAAIEGPVTAWVADHRKHHDFSDQLGDPHSPHVGHGHGFRAEMAGLFHAHVGWLFIHTHRGAKERYARDLRADP, encoded by the coding sequence ATGCCCGACGTGGATGAGCAGGTCGCGGTCCTCGCCGCGCCGACACCCGACGCCGGCCTCGAGCCCCCCGCGGGCCCCGGATTCGTGCAGCCCGTGCAGCGGGAATGGCTGGATCGCCTGGCGACCGGCACCGTCACCGTGGCGCCGATCCTGGCCCTCGCCTACGCCGCCTACCACTCCTGGCAGGGGCTGCTGCGCTGGAGCGACGTCATCGTCTTCGCCGCCGCCTACGTCCTCACGGGGCTGGGGGTGACGGTCGGCTTCCACCGCCTGTTCACCCACCGCAGCTTCAAGACCTCCAAGCCGGTGCGCGCGGCGCTGGGCATCCTCGGCTCGGCGGCCATCGAGGGCCCGGTCACCGCGTGGGTGGCCGACCATCGCAAACACCATGACTTCTCCGACCAGCTCGGCGACCCGCACAGCCCGCACGTCGGCCACGGCCACGGGTTCCGCGCCGAGATGGCCGGCCTGTTCCACGCGCACGTCGGCTGGCTGTTCATCCACACCCATCGCGGGGCCAAGGAGCGCTACGCCCGCGACCTGCGCGCCGACCCATGA
- a CDS encoding FadR/GntR family transcriptional regulator encodes MFSPVQTRRTFEEAAEQIADKVRIGELRVGDKLPGERALAAQMQISRPTLREAVKVLVDAGLLEVRRGPGGGMFVATDVVGVELVRQRSSLRLGEVAGVLEARRMLEPRVAQLAAVRATDEDFATLQRSIDGMHALVDAGRALKEEDRFLQHDVQFHLALARASGNATVESLMRVLFRQLEIARDMAMHLPLVPEWTIDIHERTLAAVRSGDLMEVEAVMDEHVGQLERTWEEETARALVRPLPDFLLPAASRTKPAT; translated from the coding sequence GTGTTCTCCCCTGTCCAGACCCGCCGCACGTTCGAGGAGGCGGCGGAGCAGATCGCGGACAAGGTCCGGATCGGGGAGCTGCGCGTCGGGGACAAGCTGCCGGGCGAGCGCGCGCTCGCCGCGCAGATGCAGATCAGCCGCCCGACGCTGCGCGAGGCGGTCAAGGTGCTCGTCGACGCCGGGCTGCTCGAGGTCCGCCGCGGGCCCGGCGGCGGCATGTTCGTGGCGACCGACGTCGTGGGCGTCGAGCTCGTGCGCCAGCGCTCGAGCCTGCGCCTCGGCGAGGTCGCCGGCGTGCTCGAGGCGCGGCGGATGCTCGAGCCGCGCGTGGCCCAGCTCGCCGCGGTGCGCGCCACCGACGAGGACTTCGCCACGCTGCAGCGCTCGATCGACGGCATGCACGCGCTCGTCGACGCGGGCCGCGCGCTCAAGGAGGAGGACCGCTTCCTCCAGCACGACGTGCAGTTCCACCTGGCGCTGGCCCGGGCCTCGGGCAACGCGACGGTGGAGTCGCTCATGCGCGTCCTGTTCCGCCAGCTGGAGATCGCCCGCGACATGGCGATGCACCTGCCGCTCGTCCCCGAGTGGACGATCGACATCCACGAGCGCACGCTGGCGGCGGTGCGCTCCGGCGACCTCATGGAGGTCGAGGCGGTCATGGACGAGCACGTCGGTCAGCTCGAGCGCACGTGGGAGGAGGAGACCGCCCGGGCGCTCGTGCGCCCGCTGCCGGACTTCCTGCTGCCCGCCGCATCGCGCACCAAGCCCGCGACCTGA
- a CDS encoding fatty acid desaturase — protein MMMMIDRLFLVWAIGGLAACFLAGWAIGGSINSGWTGLLWGGGVRMLVVHHITYSINSICHFMGRRGFETPDESRNVWWLAPFTFGESWHNNHHAFPTSARHGLRRWQFDPSALVIRGLEKAGLVWDVVRVSPERMAEKSAAAAAA, from the coding sequence ATGATGATGATGATCGACCGCCTCTTCCTCGTGTGGGCGATCGGCGGGCTGGCCGCGTGCTTCCTGGCCGGCTGGGCGATCGGCGGCAGCATCAACTCGGGGTGGACGGGTCTGCTGTGGGGCGGCGGCGTGCGGATGCTCGTCGTCCACCACATCACCTACTCCATCAACTCGATCTGCCACTTCATGGGCCGCCGCGGCTTCGAGACGCCCGACGAGTCGCGCAACGTCTGGTGGCTGGCGCCGTTCACGTTCGGCGAGTCGTGGCACAACAACCACCATGCCTTCCCGACGTCGGCGCGCCATGGGCTGCGCCGCTGGCAGTTCGACCCCTCGGCGCTCGTGATCCGCGGCCTCGAGAAGGCCGGCCTCGTGTGGGACGTCGTCCGCGTGTCGCCCGAGCGGATGGCCGAGAAGTCCGCCGCCGCCGCGGCGGCGTAG
- a CDS encoding MerR family transcriptional regulator has translation MSEATEAPEGEADGQELTIDELARRTGMTVRNIRAHQSRGLLPPPTVRGRTGWYGAEHVARIELIREMQGQGFNLEAIRRLVEAAPGSSEEPLRFLRAVAEPYVTEAPELLTAEDLATRWGTRDAALLAKAVKLGLLRPLGDGSFEDVTPRLTAAGRELAELGVPADVALELAARIRKHADGVARGYVRLFVDQVWKPFEEAGAPEERWPEVRDALERLRPLAAESLLSIFGVAMADASEAAFGREIERLRKRRR, from the coding sequence GTGTCCGAAGCGACCGAGGCGCCCGAAGGCGAGGCCGACGGCCAGGAGCTCACGATCGACGAGCTCGCGCGGCGCACCGGGATGACCGTGCGCAACATCCGCGCCCATCAGTCGCGCGGCCTGCTGCCGCCGCCGACCGTCCGCGGCCGCACGGGCTGGTACGGCGCCGAGCACGTCGCGCGCATCGAGCTCATCCGCGAGATGCAGGGCCAGGGCTTCAACCTCGAGGCGATTCGGCGGCTCGTCGAGGCCGCGCCGGGCTCCAGCGAGGAGCCCCTGCGCTTCCTGCGCGCCGTCGCCGAGCCCTACGTCACCGAGGCCCCGGAGCTGCTGACCGCGGAGGACCTCGCCACGCGCTGGGGCACCCGCGATGCCGCGCTGCTGGCCAAGGCGGTCAAGCTCGGCCTGCTGCGCCCGCTGGGCGACGGCAGCTTCGAGGACGTCACCCCGCGCCTCACGGCCGCCGGCCGCGAGCTGGCCGAGCTCGGCGTGCCCGCCGACGTCGCCCTCGAGCTCGCCGCGCGCATCCGCAAGCACGCCGACGGCGTCGCCCGGGGCTACGTGCGCCTGTTCGTCGACCAGGTCTGGAAGCCGTTCGAGGAGGCCGGGGCCCCGGAGGAGCGCTGGCCCGAGGTGCGCGACGCGCTCGAGCGCCTGCGCCCGCTGGCGGCCGAGTCGCTGCTGTCCATCTTCGGCGTCGCGATGGCCGACGCCAGCGAGGCCGCGTTCGGCCGCGAGATCGAGCGGCTGCGCAAGCGCCGCCGGTGA
- a CDS encoding AbrB family transcriptional regulator — translation MTAGVGVAFDAAGLPSPYLFGALLAGLGFALVRPGRLAIGDPAFTVGQALAGVALGAYVQASSLSALGREWAPVAGVSAATLGVSLLAGVVLARATELDRPTAALGMIAGGASGIVTMARDLGGDDRLVAFMQYLRVLVVVLLTPVLVALAFPGHHAGGVAAGTALIGTARDWYVTAGLALAGGLVMRVARVPAGVLIGPMVLAAAVSLSAPKGWYTVPGLVQDAAFAIIGLQVGLGFTLDTVRQTGRLLLPVLASVLGLMAACAGLAVALDQLTSVSLLNAYLATTPGGIYAVLAVAFGSGANSTFVIAVQGLRVVVMVLLAPVAVRLLLGRGEPAVATTP, via the coding sequence GTGACCGCCGGCGTCGGCGTGGCCTTCGACGCCGCCGGCCTGCCCTCCCCGTACCTCTTCGGCGCGCTGCTGGCCGGCCTGGGCTTCGCGCTGGTCCGCCCGGGCCGCCTGGCGATCGGCGACCCGGCGTTCACGGTGGGCCAGGCCCTGGCCGGCGTGGCGCTGGGCGCCTACGTCCAGGCGTCGTCGCTGTCGGCGCTGGGACGCGAGTGGGCCCCGGTGGCGGGCGTCAGCGCCGCGACGCTCGGCGTCAGCCTCCTGGCCGGCGTCGTGCTGGCCCGCGCGACCGAGCTGGACCGGCCGACGGCGGCGCTGGGGATGATCGCCGGCGGGGCGTCGGGGATCGTGACGATGGCGCGCGACCTCGGCGGCGACGACCGGCTCGTGGCGTTCATGCAGTACCTCCGCGTGCTGGTCGTGGTGCTGCTGACCCCCGTGCTGGTCGCGCTGGCGTTCCCCGGCCACCACGCCGGCGGGGTGGCGGCGGGCACGGCGCTCATCGGCACCGCGCGCGACTGGTACGTGACGGCCGGCCTGGCGCTGGCGGGCGGGCTGGTCATGCGGGTCGCCCGCGTCCCGGCCGGGGTGCTCATCGGCCCGATGGTCCTGGCCGCCGCCGTCAGCCTGTCGGCGCCGAAGGGCTGGTACACCGTGCCCGGGCTCGTGCAGGACGCGGCGTTCGCGATCATCGGCCTGCAGGTCGGCCTCGGCTTCACCCTGGACACCGTGCGCCAGACCGGGCGCCTGCTGCTGCCCGTCCTGGCCAGCGTGCTGGGGCTCATGGCCGCCTGCGCGGGGCTGGCCGTCGCGCTCGACCAGCTCACGTCGGTCTCGCTGCTCAACGCCTACCTGGCCACGACGCCGGGCGGCATCTACGCCGTGCTGGCCGTCGCGTTCGGCTCGGGGGCCAACTCGACGTTCGTCATCGCGGTGCAGGGCCTGCGCGTGGTGGTCATGGTGCTGCTGGCGCCGGTCGCCGTGCGGCTGCTGCTCGGCCGCGGCGAGCCCGCCGTCGCCACCACGCCCTGA
- a CDS encoding DEAD/DEAH box helicase produces the protein MQLAPESPNIELRRGPDGGPIVVLGFPYDPHIVAVVRQIPSRRFDWDRREWWAPVDDWAAVHVAEVIRRFPKLTTSAQVDIWLKGVGERWVGRVRTTRFDGRGWWVLDTRAGQVPEVLLEGSVQRDGDLLVPLTRAGAEVLGEARGARLDGAAHRCVLALVHGGEAPPARLTLHHSVEGESFLLETLWDPEVGDAFERLPGTADGGRSLPLDPWVVTHLDEFLVLHAVEVDAPAAVALEELREEAAEAAAAIRRSRSTGAEPIPGIAERLGGELQPFQWAGVRYVLDARRVFLSDEQGLGKTVQALAALEADDAYPAIVVCPASLKLNWLRETRRWLPHRSVEVVEGGLAVPRTGDITILNYEVVAKHRDTLARLRPGAIVVDESHYCKNPRAKRTQAVRRLAEAVGRGGLRMALTGTPVLNHAEELISQLRIIGRLEEFGSGARFSRQFQGVLTEERLHWHLRRRCFVRRLKSEVLPQLPAKRQVVVPVALDNDREYRVAERDVVEWLRSQPLELSELDAKIAATLRAERLAQLGALQRLAARGKLSSALAWIHDFLESGEPLVVFCRHREVQEAVLERFPDALHLFGRDTIEAREASVQAFQQPDGPQLIIGATRVASQGITLTRASNVVFLELEWTPALHDQAEDRCHRIGQHDAVTAWYLLAADTIDETMAELLERKRGIVAAVTDGRRIDGESVVEGVIRVLRDEEPYRHLRPVA, from the coding sequence GTGCAGCTCGCTCCCGAGTCCCCCAACATCGAGCTGCGCCGTGGCCCCGACGGCGGACCGATCGTCGTCCTCGGCTTCCCGTACGACCCGCACATCGTGGCCGTCGTGCGCCAGATCCCGTCGCGGCGCTTCGACTGGGATCGCCGCGAGTGGTGGGCGCCCGTCGACGACTGGGCGGCCGTCCACGTCGCCGAGGTCATCCGCCGCTTCCCCAAGCTGACGACCAGCGCCCAGGTCGACATCTGGCTCAAGGGCGTGGGCGAGCGCTGGGTCGGCCGCGTGCGCACCACCCGCTTCGACGGGCGCGGCTGGTGGGTGCTCGACACCCGGGCGGGCCAGGTGCCCGAGGTCCTGCTGGAGGGGTCGGTGCAGCGCGACGGCGACCTTCTGGTGCCCCTGACCCGGGCCGGCGCCGAGGTGCTGGGCGAGGCGCGGGGCGCGCGGCTGGACGGCGCGGCGCACCGCTGCGTGCTGGCGCTCGTGCACGGCGGCGAGGCGCCGCCGGCGCGGCTGACGCTGCACCACTCCGTCGAGGGCGAGTCGTTCCTGCTCGAGACGCTCTGGGACCCCGAGGTCGGCGACGCGTTCGAGCGGTTGCCCGGGACCGCCGACGGCGGCCGCTCGCTGCCCCTGGACCCGTGGGTCGTCACGCACCTCGATGAGTTCCTGGTGCTGCACGCCGTGGAGGTGGACGCCCCGGCCGCCGTCGCGCTGGAGGAGCTGCGCGAGGAGGCCGCCGAGGCCGCCGCCGCGATCCGGCGCTCGCGGTCGACGGGCGCCGAGCCGATCCCGGGCATCGCCGAGCGCCTCGGCGGCGAGCTGCAGCCGTTCCAGTGGGCGGGGGTGCGCTACGTCCTGGACGCCCGGCGCGTGTTCCTCTCCGACGAGCAGGGCCTGGGCAAGACCGTCCAGGCGCTCGCGGCGCTGGAGGCCGACGACGCCTACCCGGCCATCGTGGTCTGCCCCGCCTCGCTCAAGCTCAACTGGCTGCGCGAGACGCGCCGCTGGCTGCCGCACCGCAGCGTCGAGGTCGTCGAGGGCGGCCTGGCCGTGCCGCGCACGGGCGACATCACGATCCTCAACTACGAGGTCGTGGCCAAGCACCGCGACACGCTCGCACGGCTGCGGCCGGGCGCGATCGTCGTCGACGAGTCGCACTACTGCAAGAACCCGCGCGCCAAGCGCACGCAGGCGGTGCGCCGCCTGGCCGAGGCCGTCGGACGCGGCGGCCTGCGCATGGCGCTCACCGGCACGCCGGTGCTCAACCACGCCGAGGAGCTCATCAGCCAGCTGCGGATCATCGGCCGGCTGGAGGAGTTCGGCTCGGGCGCGCGCTTCTCGCGCCAGTTCCAGGGCGTCCTGACCGAGGAGCGGCTGCACTGGCACCTGCGCCGGCGCTGCTTCGTGCGCCGGCTCAAGAGCGAGGTCCTCCCCCAGCTGCCGGCCAAGCGCCAGGTCGTCGTGCCCGTGGCCCTGGACAACGACCGCGAGTACCGTGTCGCCGAGCGCGATGTCGTCGAGTGGCTGCGCTCCCAGCCGCTCGAGCTCTCCGAGCTGGACGCGAAGATCGCCGCGACGCTGCGCGCCGAGCGCCTGGCCCAGCTCGGGGCGCTGCAGCGCCTGGCGGCCCGCGGCAAGCTCAGCTCGGCGCTGGCGTGGATCCACGACTTCCTGGAGTCGGGCGAGCCACTCGTCGTGTTCTGCCGCCACCGCGAGGTCCAGGAGGCCGTGCTGGAGCGCTTCCCCGACGCGCTGCACCTGTTCGGGCGCGACACGATCGAGGCGCGTGAGGCCTCCGTGCAGGCCTTCCAGCAGCCCGACGGGCCGCAGCTCATCATCGGCGCGACCCGCGTCGCCTCCCAGGGCATCACGCTGACGCGCGCGTCCAACGTCGTGTTCCTCGAGCTCGAGTGGACCCCCGCGCTGCACGACCAGGCCGAGGACCGCTGCCACCGCATCGGCCAGCACGACGCGGTCACCGCCTGGTACCTCCTGGCCGCCGACACGATCGACGAGACGATGGCCGAGCTGCTGGAGCGCAAGCGCGGGATCGTCGCCGCGGTCACCGACGGCAGGCGCATCGACGGCGAGAGCGTCGTCGAGGGCGTGATCCGGGTGCTGCGCGACGAGGAGCCCTACCGGCACCTGCGGCCGGTGGCGTAG
- a CDS encoding MBL fold metallo-hydrolase — MDEVLPGVLHWTTFHEGIGQPVHSHFFVEGGALFDPRVPEEGIEEVARHGRPEVVLLSNRHHLRHAEAFAEAFGCPIRAQRSGLHEFSHGPSVQPFEFGDAVAPGVIALEVGALTPEDTAFRLAAGPGALLFADAVIRDADGRLSYVPDSLMGEDPAGVRTALARRLRTLLEADFDALLFAHGAPVTRDGRALLRAFLDAQDGRG; from the coding sequence ATGGACGAGGTGCTCCCGGGCGTGCTGCACTGGACGACCTTCCACGAGGGGATCGGCCAGCCCGTGCACTCGCACTTCTTCGTGGAGGGCGGCGCGCTGTTCGACCCGCGCGTGCCCGAGGAGGGCATCGAGGAGGTCGCCCGCCACGGGCGCCCCGAGGTGGTCCTGCTCTCCAACCGCCACCACCTGCGTCACGCCGAGGCGTTCGCCGAGGCGTTCGGCTGCCCGATCCGCGCCCAGCGCTCGGGCCTGCACGAGTTCTCCCATGGCCCCTCCGTCCAGCCGTTCGAGTTCGGCGACGCCGTCGCGCCCGGGGTCATCGCGCTGGAGGTCGGAGCCCTCACCCCCGAGGACACCGCCTTCCGCCTGGCCGCCGGCCCTGGGGCGCTCCTGTTCGCCGACGCGGTGATCCGCGACGCCGACGGCCGGCTGAGCTACGTGCCCGACAGCCTCATGGGCGAGGACCCCGCCGGCGTGCGGACCGCGCTCGCACGGCGGCTGCGCACCCTGCTGGAGGCCGACTTCGACGCGCTGTTGTTCGCCCACGGCGCCCCGGTGACCCGCGACGGCCGGGCGCTGCTGCGGGCGTTCCTGGACGCGCAGGACGGCCGGGGCTGA